In Carya illinoinensis cultivar Pawnee chromosome 9, C.illinoinensisPawnee_v1, whole genome shotgun sequence, the following are encoded in one genomic region:
- the LOC122275075 gene encoding uncharacterized protein LOC122275075 isoform X2 codes for MAEEGGNSIMRDYRKGNWTPSETMILIEAKKMDDERRMKRSGESEGRNKSVEPRWKWVEDYCWRKGCLRSQNQCNDKWDNLMRDYKKVRDYERRIAERAEAGDEESYWKIERNERKERSLPTNMSPQIYDVLVEVVERKGTAAGQRMVGGVHVSTSNPNIGFVVERSVAVGNIAQPSLPPLLQHHISTTTPVPPLALPGAAAAAAPLLTVPALTYSQPMPTVDPDTSEHSDSPAKRRRKEGDQSVEGTSGTANTSTSHEVGTAISKSASIIAEALQASEEREERRHRELLSMHERRLKIEESKTQINREGIVGLVDAINKLADSINALASHKTHQSPPN; via the exons ATGGCTGAGGAAGGGGGTAACAGCATAATGAGGGACTATAGGAAAGGGAACTGGACACCAAGTGAGACAATGATTCTGATCGAGGCAAAGAAGATGGATGACGAGAGAAGAATGAAAAGAAGTGGGGAAAGTGAAGGACGGAACAAATCTGTAGAGCCAAGATGGAAATGGGTCGAAGATTATTGTTGGAGAAAAGGGTGTTTGAGGAGCCAAAACCAGTGCAATGACAAATGGGATAACCTTATGAGGGATTACAAGAAAGTGAGGGACTATGAGAGGAGGATAGCCGAGAGAGCCGAGGCCGGGGATGAAGAGTCTTATTGGAAGATTGAGAGGAATGAGAGGAAAGAGAGGAGCTTGCCCACCAACATGTCGCCTCAGATATATGATGTTTTGGTGGAGGTGGTAGAGAGGAAGGGAACAGCAGCAGGTCAGAGGATGGTGGGCGGTGTGCATGTCTCTACTTCCAATCCCAATATAGGCTTTGTGGTTGAAAGATCCGTGGCCGTGGGTAACATCGCTCAGCCTTCCTTGCCGCCTCTATTGCAGCATCACATCTCCACTACTACTCCAGTTCCACCATTAGCACTACCaggagcagcagcagcagcagcaccaCTGCTAACGGTACCTGCTCTCACATATTCTCAGCCAATGCCCACAGtag ATCCTGATACAAGTGAGCATTCAGACTCACCAGCAAAGAGAAGGAGAAAAGAAGGTGATCAAAGTGTAGAGGGAACAAGTGGCACTGCAAATACAAGCACCTCACATGAAGTTGGCACTGCAATCTCCAAAAGCGCTTCCATCATAGCAGAAGCCCTTCAGGCCAGcgaggagagagaggagaggcgGCACAGAGAACTTCTGAGCATGCATGAGAGAAGGCTGAAGATTGAAGAATCAAAGACACAGATCAATAGGGAAGGTATTGTTGGCCTTGTTGATGCCATCAATAAACTTGCTGATTCTATCAATGCCTTGGCTTCCCACAAGACTCATCAATCCCCTCCAAACTGA
- the LOC122275075 gene encoding uncharacterized protein LOC122275075 isoform X1, whose translation MAEEGGNSIMRDYRKGNWTPSETMILIEAKKMDDERRMKRSGESEGRNKSVEPRWKWVEDYCWRKGCLRSQNQCNDKWDNLMRDYKKVRDYERRIAERAEAGDEESYWKIERNERKERSLPTNMSPQIYDVLVEVVERKGTAAGQRMVGGVHVSTSNPNIGFVVERSVAVGNIAQPSLPPLLQHHISTTTPVPPLALPGAAAAAAPLLTVPALTYSQPMPTIMRDSSDPDTSEHSDSPAKRRRKEGDQSVEGTSGTANTSTSHEVGTAISKSASIIAEALQASEEREERRHRELLSMHERRLKIEESKTQINREGIVGLVDAINKLADSINALASHKTHQSPPN comes from the exons ATGGCTGAGGAAGGGGGTAACAGCATAATGAGGGACTATAGGAAAGGGAACTGGACACCAAGTGAGACAATGATTCTGATCGAGGCAAAGAAGATGGATGACGAGAGAAGAATGAAAAGAAGTGGGGAAAGTGAAGGACGGAACAAATCTGTAGAGCCAAGATGGAAATGGGTCGAAGATTATTGTTGGAGAAAAGGGTGTTTGAGGAGCCAAAACCAGTGCAATGACAAATGGGATAACCTTATGAGGGATTACAAGAAAGTGAGGGACTATGAGAGGAGGATAGCCGAGAGAGCCGAGGCCGGGGATGAAGAGTCTTATTGGAAGATTGAGAGGAATGAGAGGAAAGAGAGGAGCTTGCCCACCAACATGTCGCCTCAGATATATGATGTTTTGGTGGAGGTGGTAGAGAGGAAGGGAACAGCAGCAGGTCAGAGGATGGTGGGCGGTGTGCATGTCTCTACTTCCAATCCCAATATAGGCTTTGTGGTTGAAAGATCCGTGGCCGTGGGTAACATCGCTCAGCCTTCCTTGCCGCCTCTATTGCAGCATCACATCTCCACTACTACTCCAGTTCCACCATTAGCACTACCaggagcagcagcagcagcagcaccaCTGCTAACGGTACCTGCTCTCACATATTCTCAGCCAATGCCCACA ATCATGCGTGATAGCTCAGATCCTGATACAAGTGAGCATTCAGACTCACCAGCAAAGAGAAGGAGAAAAGAAGGTGATCAAAGTGTAGAGGGAACAAGTGGCACTGCAAATACAAGCACCTCACATGAAGTTGGCACTGCAATCTCCAAAAGCGCTTCCATCATAGCAGAAGCCCTTCAGGCCAGcgaggagagagaggagaggcgGCACAGAGAACTTCTGAGCATGCATGAGAGAAGGCTGAAGATTGAAGAATCAAAGACACAGATCAATAGGGAAGGTATTGTTGGCCTTGTTGATGCCATCAATAAACTTGCTGATTCTATCAATGCCTTGGCTTCCCACAAGACTCATCAATCCCCTCCAAACTGA